Proteins from one Fragaria vesca subsp. vesca linkage group LG6, FraVesHawaii_1.0, whole genome shotgun sequence genomic window:
- the LOC101309073 gene encoding G-type lectin S-receptor-like serine/threonine-protein kinase RKS1-like encodes MYRKALFLFLLFQFCTSRDTIKGNKEQLKDVDGDYLVSRESKFELGFFSPGNSCYRYVGIWYSQTRVSEKTVVWVANRNNPINDTSGVLTINRYGELVLYAYSVENDPIWFANVSQSVQNVNTSTLSAQLLDSGNLVVFQDDTNDIYMWQSFDHPTDTQIPGMKLGVNWKTGQEWVLTSWKSQDDPGTGSSTCRLYPNQITFPQFFMYKGLSKYWRSDPGPSPNLFTNEEET; translated from the coding sequence ATGTATCGCAAAGCTCTGTTTCTCTTCCTCCTCTTTCAGTTCTGCACTTCCAGGGACACCATAAAAGGGAACAAAGAGCAACTGAAGGATGTTGATGGTGACTATTTAGTGTCCAGAGAAAGCAAGTTTGAGTTGGGGTTCTTCAGCCCTGGAAATTCTTGCTACCGGTATGTTGGAATCTGGTATTCTCAGACTAGAGTATCTGAAAAAACAGTGGTGTGGGTTGCAAACAGGAACAATCCCATCAATGATACCTCTGGTGTGCTCACAATCAACAGGTATGGAGAACTGGTCCTTTATGCTTACAGTGTGGAAAATGATCCTATATGGTTCGCCAATGTGTCGCAGTCGGTCCAAAATGTTAACACTAGCACTTTATCTGCACAGCTTTTGGATTCAGGAAACTTAGTTGTGTTCCAGGATGATACAAATGACATCTATATGTGGCAAAGCTTTGATCATCCTACAGATACTCAAATTCCAGGTATGAAACTTGGGGTGAATTGGAAAACTGGGCAAGAATGGGTTTTAACATCTTGGAAGTCACAAGATGACCCTGGAACTGGGTCCTCTACCTGTAGGCTCTATCCAAACCAGATTACATTCCCCCAATTTTTCATGTATAAGGGTTTGAGCAAGTATTGGCGAAGTGATCCAGGGCCATCGCCTAATTTGTTCACTAATGAAGAGGAAACTTAA